One Brassica napus cultivar Da-Ae chromosome C4, Da-Ae, whole genome shotgun sequence genomic region harbors:
- the LOC125586113 gene encoding uncharacterized protein LOC125586113: MSSFIPSDYKALDLSGDNYLDWAINTSAVLKSRGLGKCIKYGNDTLACERHRAIMIMRHHLCEDLRDEFGYVNDPHNLWSFLNSRFCEPLLHESKKKWEALRFQDYESVDNYHSDLMRITYSLRLCGELVTNEDLLNKTRDTFHSEEVLLSHQAKGFTTYYDMFSYLLDIEQKKQKRMDNIRRFNDIMEIYYEVLDSEMKIPEANKATFDKKRSEEDSEWTLMDHEVGLYIE; the protein is encoded by the coding sequence atgtcgagttTCATACCCTCAGATTACAAAGCCCttgatctctctggagataattatcttgATTGGGCTATAAACACTTCAGCCGTcttgaagtctagaggacttgGGAAGTGCATCAAGTATGGCAATGACACCCTTGCGTGTGAAAGACACAGAGCCATAATGATTATGCGACACCATCTCTGTGAGGACCTAAGAGACGAGTTTGGATATGTTAATGATCCTCATAATCTCTGGTCATTTTTGAATTCTAGATTCTGTGAGCCATTGTTGCacgaatccaagaaaaaatggGAAGCTCTAAGGTTCCAGGATTATGAATCCGTGGACAATTATCACTCTGATCTTATGAGAATCACCTATAGTCTTAGACTATGTGGTGAATTGGTAACAAACGAGGATTTGTTAAACAAAACTCGTGACACATTCCATTCAGAGGAAGTGTTGTTATCACATCAGGCCaaaggtttcaccacctatTATGACATGTTctcatatttattagacattgagCAAAAGAAGCAGAAAAGGATGGATAACATCAGACGGTTTAATGACATCATGGAGATATATTATGAAGTACTAGACAGTGAGATGAAAATCCCTGAAGCTAATAAAGCCACATTTGATAAGAAGAGATCTGAGGAGGATTCCGAGTGGACACTCATGGACCATGAGGTCGGattatacattgaataa